The Staphylococcus haemolyticus region AATATCAGCACCCATACGAATAATTTTAAATCGATTAGTTCCACATGCATGTTGCTTTTTCATTTCTACTATATCATTTATTCCATAATTTGACGTCATGAAATTACCCCTCAATAATAATTAAGATTTGCCTTGTTGATTATTATTTTTAATATAAATTGGTTGTGGTAATTTAATACCTTCTTGAACAAATACTCTTTGAATTTCTTTACGTAATATTCTTGAGCCGGATACCCCTTCACCTGGAATAGTTTCAGCAGATATTCTAAACGTTACTTTAGTTTCATCCAACGAATCAATACCTTCTACGACTGGATCAGTGATAAATAAGTAATATTTGCTACGCATTGCAGTAAATAGTTTATTTAGACGCTTTTCTACCTTGTCTAAGTTTTCTTCTACAGATACCGGAATTTCTACTATAGAGAAACCATTAGTAATAGAGAAATTAGTAATTTCTCCCATACTACCATTCGGTAAAATCGTTAATTCACCAGTGATTGTGTTAATTCGTGTTGATCTTAAGCCAATAGATTTTACTGTTCCTTCTGCTACTGTTGTACCACCGCTATTGATTTTAACATAATCGCCAACGTCAAATTGATTTTCAAATATAATAAAGAAACCAGTGATGATATCTTTAACAATCGTTTGAGCACCGAAACCAACAGCTAAACCGACAACACCGGCACTGGCGATGATACCTTCAACACTAATTCCAAATTTACTTAAGATAGTAGTAATCACAATGAACCAAACAATGTAGCTCACTACGTTTTGCACAAGCGAAATAAGCGTTCGAGAACGTTTCTTATTACCTTTGCTACTGCGATTTTGAATTTTAAATGCTTGTTCAATTACTTTGTTTAATATTGCTATGACGATAAGTGCAACAATAATATATATGATAATTAGTGCTATTTTAATAGATAAATTTTCATATGTTTCTATTTTAGTTAAAGGTTCAAATAATGAAGACAATACATTTTTGACCTGATTCATGTAATAGTAACCTCCCTATTCAACTTTTCTATAATTAAATTATTATACTCATTTATTGCGCAATATGTATCCGTCTTAAGCTTTATTTTATTACTTATTTCCTTGGCAAAGCCTAAGATGTAACACATCTTAACTCACTCTTTCATAGAGTATCACTCTATCAATACGATTGATTACGTATCATACTTCGTCATTGAGTTTTTGAATGAGTCGTTTAAATTCTTCTTCTGTTTTGAATTCAAATGTTATTTTACCTATATTCTTGCTAGTTGAAATGTCTACTTTAGACCCAAACTTTTCTTTTAGTCGACGTTCTTGCTTTTGAATAAACATAGGTTTTATTTGCGTTGTTGCTTTGCTTTTTTTAGACTGCCCACCGTCTTGTAATTCATTTACAACCTGTTCAAGATATCTAACACTCCAATTTTCACGTATGGCTTGTTGGCTTATCTTTTTCATCATAGTGACATCTTTAATGCCTAACAACGTGCGTCCATGTGCACTAGATAACGCACCTTCTTTGACTTGATTCGAAATATCTTTGGGTAAATTTAGCAATCTTAGCATATTTGCGATATATGGTCGTGATTTGCCTAGTCGTTCCGCTACTTTTTGTTGTGTTAATCCTAAATCATTCATGAGGCGCTGGTAACTTTCAGCTTCTTCAATGGCATTGAGATCTTCTCTTTGTAAATTCTCGATAATTGCTAATTCCATCATGTCAGAATCGGACAATTCTTTAATAATGGCAGGTATCTCGGTTAACCCTGCTAATTGAGATGCTCTAAATCGTCTTTCGCCAACAACTATATAGTAGCCCTGTACAGTCTGACACAATACAATGGGCTGTAATACACCATGAGTTTGTATTGACATTGCTAAATCACTTAATCTATCATCGTCAAATGTTTTACGAGGTTGATATGGATTGGCTTTAATTTTAGAAAGATCAATTTTTTGAATTTGTTCATTTTGACTTATCGCCAATCGCTCATCTTGATTATGACTCACTATTTTCACCCCTCTAAGCCATTATTAATATCGTATTTGGATCATTATCTAAGAACTCGTCTTTTGTAATCACAGCAAACCAACTTATTTTTACATTATAAATTCAATGGCACGCATTTTTTAGTACTTATTTATTTTAAAAAATATAGAATAGGTTTAACAAGTAAATTAGACAAATGAAATGAAAAAATTAAATTTTTTTATGTAGAAATATCGCTATATTATCAATACTTTAAGCGTTTTCTGAATTACCTTTATAATCTTAATTTTCAGAAAAGTTATTGACAAATGTAATTTAGGTCTGTAAGCTATGAATTAACTTAAAAAAACACAAATTACACACTGTAATAAGGAAAGTAGAACTTACACTGCTAATACAGAGAGTCTCCAAAGCTGAGAAGAGACATTGAAAGAAAGTTTGAAAATGGCCTTTGAGTGTTGATGCCAATACGAGGTGTCAACGGGTTCGCCCGTTATAGCGATACAGTATTAACATTTATTGTTTAATGGCGTACTGGAATTCTAGACGTCGCTAATCATCGTTAATACTCATTTACTTATAATCAAGTTAAATGAGTTTTTTAATGTGAACCTTTCATTCGACTAAAGTGTCACATAACGATTAAATTAGCGTCCACTATCTCAGTACACTTTTATTCACAAAATGGCGTACTGTTTGAGGTTACTTTAGCAATAAAGTAATAAATAAAGGTGGTACCGCGAAACAGGCTTTCGTCCTTTACATCCGATGCATATCGGGTTTAAAGGACGGGAGCTTTTTTTATTGGACAAAAAATTGAATGGAGGATTTGACATGAAAGATACTCAATTAGCACAAATATCATTAACTAAAGATATTACTGGCGCAATAGCCAACCCTATCTATTTGTCTACTGCATATCAACATCCTCACCTTGGTCAGTCAACAGGCTATGATTATACAAGAACAAAGAATCCAACACGTTCTGCATTTGAAGAATCCTTTGCGAAATTAGAAGGAGGTATTGCTTCATTTGCCACTTCAAGTGGCATGGCTGCAGTACAACTCATATGTAACTTGTTTCAACCAGGTGATGAAATATTAGTCGCTTTCGACTTATATGGTGGTACATTTAGATTATTTGACTTTTATGAAAAACAATATGGTATCAAATTTAAATATGTTGATTTCCTAAATTATGAAGAAGTTGTTAACGCTATTACGCCCAATACAAAGGCACTTTTCATAGAACCTATTTCGAATCCACAAATGATCGAAATTGACGTTGACCCTTATTACATCTTAAGTCAACAGCATAATCTATTAACAATTATCGACAACACGTTTTTAACACCTTATTTATCAACGCCTTTAGAAGACGGTGCAGACATTGTACTCCATTCAGCAACTAAATATATTGGCGGTCACAATGATGTATTAGCTGGGGTTGTAACTGTTAAAGATGGATCATTAGCTGAGCAACTTGGACAATTGCATAACATGATTGGAGCAACATTGTCTCCTATCGATAGTTATTTATTACAACGTGGTTTAAAAACATTACATTTACGTATTGAACGGTCAGAGGCAAACGCTAAAAAGTTAGCCGAGCGATGTAAAGTTTCTAGTGCTATAGACGAAGTGCTGTACAGTGGTAAAACGGGCATGCTGAGTTTACGTCTAAATAAAGACTTTAGCGTTGCTAAATTTTTGGAAAATTTAGAAATCTGTATCTTCGCAGAAAGTCTAGGTGGAACAGAAACATTCATTACTTTCCCATACACACAAACGCATGTCGATATGCCGGATGAAGAAAAAGATAAACGTGGCATAGATGAACACCTTATACGCTTATCCATTGGTATTGAAGATTATAACGACATTGAGTCAGATATTTTACGAGCATTGGAGAATTCTAAAGTAGGAGTGATTTCATGAGCTTATCAAAAGAAACCGAAGTTATTTTTGATGAACACAGAGGTGTAGATTACGATTCAGCAAACCCACCACTTTATGACTCTTCAACATTTCATCAAAAGGTGCTTGGTGGCAATGCAAAATTTGATTATGCCAGAAGCGGCAATCCAAACCGCCAACTTCTTGAAGAGAAATTAGCGAAACTTGAAGGAGGACAATATGCATTTGCGTACGCCTCAGGTATCGCAGCAATTTCAGCGGTATTACTAACATTAAAAGCAAATGATCACGTCATTCTTCCTGATGATGTATACGGTGGTACATTCAGACTTACAGAACAAATTTTAAATCGCTTTGATATTCAATTTACGACTGTTAATGCTACACAACCTAAAGAAATTGAGCGTGCGATTCAGCCGAATACCAAACTCATCTACGTTGAAACACCATCCAATCCTTGTTTCAAAATTACAGATATACGTGCAGTAGCGGCGATTGCTAAGCGTCATCACTTACTTTTAGCAGTAGATAACACATTTATGACACCGTTGGGTCAATCACCACTTGCACTTGGCGCTGATATTGTGGTTCATTCAGCTACTAAATTTTTAGGTGGCCACAGCGATATTATCGCAGGCGCTGCCATTACAAATCGTAAAGACGTCGCTGATGCATTATATCTTTTACAGAATGGTACGGGCACTGCATTGTCAGCGCATGATAGTTGGACATTAGCCAAACACTTAAAAACATTACCTGTGCGGTTTAAACAATCAACATCAAATGCGGAGAAACTTGTAGCATTTTTAAAAGAAAGAGAAGAAATTGCCGAAGTATATTATCCAGGAAACAGTTCATTACACTTATCACAGGCAAATAGCGGTGGTGCCGTGATTGGATTCCGATTAAAAGATGAAACGAAAGCACAAGACTTTGTAGATGCTTTAACTTTACCCTTAGTTTCAGTAAGTCTTGGGGGTGTAGAAACGATATTATCTCATCCGGCCACAATGTCACATGCTGCTGTTCCTGAAGATGTTCGAAATGAACGTGGCATTACCTTTGGCTTATTCCGATTAAGCGTAGGTCTAGAACAACCTCAAGAATTAATTGCTGACCTCAACTACGCATTAAAGGAGGCTTTCAATGAGTCGATTATTGAATCAATTACAGAACAACGTTTTAGTAGCTGACGGTGCAATGGGAACAATTCTCTATTCAGAGGGTTTAGATACATGTCCAGAAGCTTATAACTTAACACATCCAGAAAAAGTAGAGTCTATACATCGTTCTTATATAGAGGCCGGTGCCGATATTATCCAGACCAACACGTATGGTGCTAACTTTGAAAAGCTAAGACGCTTTGGCTTGGAACATAAAGTAAAGGACATTCATAAGGCAGCTGTAGCCATCGCAAAACGTGCCGCACGACCTGATACTTTCATACTTGGCACAGTAGGTGGTTTCAGAAGTTTACAGCAAGAGGAATTGCCTTTGTCCACCATTCAGTATCACGCTGAAAATCAAATCGATACACTCGTTGAAGAAGGTGTCGATGGGTTATTATTCGAAACTTACTACGACTTAGAAGAACTGACAAATATTGTTACAACAACACGTCGTAAATACGATATACCTATCATCGCGCAATTGACCGCTTCAAATACGAATTACTTAGTCGATGGTACTGAAATCAATAAAGCTTTACAGCAATTAGTTGCTTGTGGCGCCAATGTTGTTGGATTAAATTGCCATCACGGTCCACACCATATGCAACGCTCATTTTCACATATTGAGTTACCAGAAACGGCTTACTTATCATGCTATCCAAACGCAAGTTTACTGGATATTGAGAATAGCGAATTTAAGTATAGCGATAATGCACAATATTTCGGAGATGTCGCACAAGAACTTATTAATGAGGGTGTGAGATTAATTGGAGGATGTTGTGGCACAACACCACAACACATTGCATATATCAAATCATCTGTAAAAGATTTAAAGCCTGTTAAAAATAAAAACGTCATTCCGATCAATCGTCAGACAAATCGAGCAGTCACACATACGTATAAACATAATTTAACAACAAAAGTTAAAAACGGACCAACAGTTATTGTCGAACTCGATACACCTAAACATTTAGATACAGATCTCTTCTTTGAGAATATTGGCAAACTTGACGAAGCGAACATTGATGCTGTTACCCTCGCTGACAATTCACTTGCTACTGTACGTGTTAGCAATATCGCTGCAGCGAGCATCATACGCCAACGTTATAACATTGAACCCCTCGTGCATATTACATGTCGAGATCGTAATTTGATTGGCTTGCAATCACACTTACTTGGCTTATCGCTTATTGGCGTTAATGAAATTTTAGCGATTACAGGTGACCCTTCAAAAGTAGGCCACCTACCCGGTGCCACGAATGTCTACGACGTAAATTCAAAAGGATTAACCGAATTAGCATTAAGATTCAATCAAGGTATTAATACTGATGGTGATGCGCTGAAGAAACATACAAACTTCAACATCGCTGGTGCATTTGACCCTAATGTACGCAAACTTGACGGTGCAGTAAAACGCCTTGAGAAAAAAGTAGCTGCCGGTATGAATTACTTCATTACACAACCTGTGTATAGCAAAGAAAAAATTAAAGAAGTATATGAGGCGACGAAACATCTTAATGTCCCTCTATTTATAGGTATCATGCCTATCGCAAGCTATAACAACGCACTTTTCCTACATAACGAAGTGCCTGGTATTAAAATGTCTGAAGACGTATTAAGCCAATTTAAAGCAGTAAAAGATGATAAAGAAAAAACAAAAGCATTAAGTTTGAGACTTTCTAAAGAATTGATTGATACAGTGCATGAGTATTTCAATGGTTTATATATTATCACACCATTCCAACGTATCGATTATTCATTAGAACTCGCAGCATATTCTAAAGCAATTACCCAAAACAAGGAGGCAATATCATGACAACAATTACAACTTCAAATTTAGGATTCCCAAGATTAGGTAGAAAAAGAGAATGGAAAAAAGCCATCG contains the following coding sequences:
- the metC gene encoding cystathionine beta-lyase MetC, whose protein sequence is MSLSKETEVIFDEHRGVDYDSANPPLYDSSTFHQKVLGGNAKFDYARSGNPNRQLLEEKLAKLEGGQYAFAYASGIAAISAVLLTLKANDHVILPDDVYGGTFRLTEQILNRFDIQFTTVNATQPKEIERAIQPNTKLIYVETPSNPCFKITDIRAVAAIAKRHHLLLAVDNTFMTPLGQSPLALGADIVVHSATKFLGGHSDIIAGAAITNRKDVADALYLLQNGTGTALSAHDSWTLAKHLKTLPVRFKQSTSNAEKLVAFLKEREEIAEVYYPGNSSLHLSQANSGGAVIGFRLKDETKAQDFVDALTLPLVSVSLGGVETILSHPATMSHAAVPEDVRNERGITFGLFRLSVGLEQPQELIADLNYALKEAFNESIIESITEQRFSS
- a CDS encoding bifunctional homocysteine S-methyltransferase/methylenetetrahydrofolate reductase — protein: MSRLLNQLQNNVLVADGAMGTILYSEGLDTCPEAYNLTHPEKVESIHRSYIEAGADIIQTNTYGANFEKLRRFGLEHKVKDIHKAAVAIAKRAARPDTFILGTVGGFRSLQQEELPLSTIQYHAENQIDTLVEEGVDGLLFETYYDLEELTNIVTTTRRKYDIPIIAQLTASNTNYLVDGTEINKALQQLVACGANVVGLNCHHGPHHMQRSFSHIELPETAYLSCYPNASLLDIENSEFKYSDNAQYFGDVAQELINEGVRLIGGCCGTTPQHIAYIKSSVKDLKPVKNKNVIPINRQTNRAVTHTYKHNLTTKVKNGPTVIVELDTPKHLDTDLFFENIGKLDEANIDAVTLADNSLATVRVSNIAAASIIRQRYNIEPLVHITCRDRNLIGLQSHLLGLSLIGVNEILAITGDPSKVGHLPGATNVYDVNSKGLTELALRFNQGINTDGDALKKHTNFNIAGAFDPNVRKLDGAVKRLEKKVAAGMNYFITQPVYSKEKIKEVYEATKHLNVPLFIGIMPIASYNNALFLHNEVPGIKMSEDVLSQFKAVKDDKEKTKALSLRLSKELIDTVHEYFNGLYIITPFQRIDYSLELAAYSKAITQNKEAIS
- a CDS encoding PLP-dependent transferase encodes the protein MKDTQLAQISLTKDITGAIANPIYLSTAYQHPHLGQSTGYDYTRTKNPTRSAFEESFAKLEGGIASFATSSGMAAVQLICNLFQPGDEILVAFDLYGGTFRLFDFYEKQYGIKFKYVDFLNYEEVVNAITPNTKALFIEPISNPQMIEIDVDPYYILSQQHNLLTIIDNTFLTPYLSTPLEDGADIVLHSATKYIGGHNDVLAGVVTVKDGSLAEQLGQLHNMIGATLSPIDSYLLQRGLKTLHLRIERSEANAKKLAERCKVSSAIDEVLYSGKTGMLSLRLNKDFSVAKFLENLEICIFAESLGGTETFITFPYTQTHVDMPDEEKDKRGIDEHLIRLSIGIEDYNDIESDILRALENSKVGVIS
- a CDS encoding ParB/RepB/Spo0J family partition protein — protein: MSHNQDERLAISQNEQIQKIDLSKIKANPYQPRKTFDDDRLSDLAMSIQTHGVLQPIVLCQTVQGYYIVVGERRFRASQLAGLTEIPAIIKELSDSDMMELAIIENLQREDLNAIEEAESYQRLMNDLGLTQQKVAERLGKSRPYIANMLRLLNLPKDISNQVKEGALSSAHGRTLLGIKDVTMMKKISQQAIRENWSVRYLEQVVNELQDGGQSKKSKATTQIKPMFIQKQERRLKEKFGSKVDISTSKNIGKITFEFKTEEEFKRLIQKLNDEV
- a CDS encoding mechanosensitive ion channel family protein, with protein sequence MNQVKNVLSSLFEPLTKIETYENLSIKIALIIIYIIVALIVIAILNKVIEQAFKIQNRSSKGNKKRSRTLISLVQNVVSYIVWFIVITTILSKFGISVEGIIASAGVVGLAVGFGAQTIVKDIITGFFIIFENQFDVGDYVKINSGGTTVAEGTVKSIGLRSTRINTITGELTILPNGSMGEITNFSITNGFSIVEIPVSVEENLDKVEKRLNKLFTAMRSKYYLFITDPVVEGIDSLDETKVTFRISAETIPGEGVSGSRILRKEIQRVFVQEGIKLPQPIYIKNNNQQGKS